From the Penaeus vannamei isolate JL-2024 chromosome 20, ASM4276789v1, whole genome shotgun sequence genome, the window CTAGTTATAAAGCTTTGCCTTCaacataaatataacaacaaacatCAAATTTATGCAAGTCTGATATGCACCTTACAAAGAATAAAAGTCTGCACCTTCAATTGGAGATTAACACAAAATGTATACTGCAATATCCAGACATCTTGTATTTTGCCCAACATTTGTACCTAGAACTATTTGCACTTTCCATAGGCCTGATAGAaacctaaagatttttttttttaataataaaaatgtagttTCTAACAGTTCTGGAATCCTATAAAACATCTTTTGCAAGAAAAGTAAAAACCTATCTAAAGACATTTCTTTTCTTACATTCTATGACTTTCCCATTATGCAACCTATAAACTGGGATGTAAATAATTCCTAATTAAAGTCAACTACCAGATTAGCTGCAATTTTGTTTCCACTCAAAAAGACATATGCCGAACAATATCACATTAGTTTCTTTTAATCAGTGAAGCAACCATCACAACACGTATCACAGACAGAATTATCATTGTAGCCCAAAAATGCTATAGATAATAGTACGACTGTCCTCCAAAATGATTTTGAATCCATAATACAAAAGTTCAAATTCAAGAGTAAAATGTAAAGAAtcttatctatcacacacactgtGCTGTACAATGACAACCCTTCAGTTGATGGAAACACTTTTACGCCATAAGTGCAACACTCATTTCCTAATactgaatgataaaaaataaaaaaatctgaggGCTTTTAAAGCACTTTCTCCATAATACTTGTAATAAAGGTATTACTCTCACCTTCAAATAGGCCAGCATTAATAGACCATACATAACCTTCTTCCTCTGAAGTTTACTTTTTGCAATAGAATAGTTAACTGATGTCAAccagaattttaaaaatatatatataaatatatatacagatactacCACAGAGACAAATATGGCATAATTTTAATGTTCATGATTTGATGCTATGATGAAAGGGCTACatgataaagatacacacacaccatgacaTTTGGAAAACTGGAAAAAGACATTTGACTGTAGCTAAACTGGAAGAGCTTTTGAGACTGTGGTTTTGACCATGGATGAGCATATGCTAGAAAAGAATTTGAGTCCTGTCTGTCCACCAGGTACATTACTGAGGACAAAACACAGTAATGCCACAACTTGGACTATCGCTGCTATCGATGTAAAAATGGTTGACTGCAGGCTGAGAGCAAAATAGAGAGTAGCAAAAAGGGACAAAAAGTACACTGATGTGAAGACTAGACGTTCAGATGAAAATAGGTGCTTCAGATGGTTTACTGGGCCCCACAGGAACGAAAAactgaaaagaataaaataatgttTAACCAGAGTATTGCATAAATCTTTATAGGTAAAATGCCAAAACATCATGCTCTTCATTCCACCACTGTAAACGCTACTGTACATAAGGAAATTACGAAAATTGCTAAAATATATTGACACTAGTAAAGATAAGACGTCTTACATATATAACTGCAATAGAACATACACATTAAATCAAAATATACATTAAAATTAAAATGtaaaagacataaaaagatacatacaaagatatatatacacagaaaattgAAATGACAGACAGCCAGACTGAGAGACACATAGCTAAATTtagatacaatatacacatacacatacatatacataatcatttcAGCAACTGACTAACCTGAGGACAGAAAACAAACTTCCAAGGGTAAAAAGCAGGGCAAATTTGCGTGCTTTAAATACAAGCAGTGGGAAGTACATGGCTGCCAGTGAAAAGCAGATGAGGCCCATCAACACGCACGCCAAGAATCCTAGAATCCTTTGCTTGCGACCCTGAAAAATGAATGGATATAGTAAATAACTgactaatatatatctatatataaacataaaaaaaaatatatatatatatatttatatatatatatatttatatatatatatatatatatttatatatatatatatttatatatatatatatatttatatatatatatatttttatatatatatatatttatatatattatatatatatattatatatatataaatatatatatatatattatatatataaacatatatatatatgtaaatatatatatacctaaatatatatatatataaatatatatatatatataaatatgtatatatataaatatatatataaatatatatatataaatatatatatatatatatatatatatatttataatatgtatatatatatatatatatatatatatatatatatatatatatatatatatatatatatataaatatatatatatatatatatatatatatatatatataaatatatatatatataaatatatatatatataaatatatatatatatatatatatatatatatatatatatatatatatatatataaatatatatatatatatatatatatatatatatatatatatatatatatatatatatatatatatatatatatatatatatatatatatatatatatatatatatatatatatatatatatatatatataaatatatatatatatataaatatatatatatataaatatatatatatataaatatatatatatataaatatataaatataaatataaatataaatatatataaatatatatatatgtctataaatatatatgtatataaatatatataaatatatataaatgtatatatatataaatatatatatatatataaatatatatatatatatatatatatatatatatatatatatatatatataaatataaatatatatatataaatataaatatatatatataaatataaatatatatatataaatatatatatatatataaat encodes:
- the LOC113818735 gene encoding uncharacterized protein, translated to MTELNRELKEYLSRSDGKSESKEPLLPTTIRDIKIPKIGSWFTRNGTAGSEEEDTASSSSSSSWFSSAQSDPCLPSLGRKQRILGFLACVLMGLICFSLAAMYFPLLVFKARKFALLFTLGSLFSVLSFSFLWGPVNHLKHLFSSERLVFTSVYFLSLFATLYFALSLQSTIFTSIAAIVQVVALLCFVLSNVPGGQTGLKFFSSICSSMVKTTVSKALPV